The proteins below come from a single Campylobacter sp. CCUG 57310 genomic window:
- a CDS encoding WD40 repeat domain-containing protein, whose protein sequence is MKILLAFLALLNLAFSLDIKEPYKIIEAHSNVISSSLLNDKLYIGTDSGQVNIYDMKSEEFLEPIVLPKIKTHFTDDEFAKVFSIDELNGVLMVLSETSYGKRLLHVYEMIEGKRVETKTINLDNESIKKALFLNPKTAIIGSLSNEIYFLNLDTGNIDFSKKFSIASLSDFELSEDRSKIAVGCESGIVYIFDAKERKVLNELGFHKDNMYDIEYKNGAIVTGGVDRHAGVYSGGSIGMMRSNFLVYAVGLSDDGKLGAFMSDDLSDIDVFEVNSKRILARLKTMQSTINGIHFLDDSSLISVAYEKKVKFWRFR, encoded by the coding sequence ATGAAAATTCTACTCGCTTTTTTAGCGCTTTTAAATTTGGCTTTTTCTCTTGATATCAAAGAGCCTTACAAGATTATAGAAGCGCACTCTAACGTGATAAGTTCCTCGCTTTTAAACGACAAACTTTATATTGGTACCGACAGCGGTCAGGTAAATATCTATGATATGAAGAGCGAGGAGTTTTTAGAGCCTATAGTTTTACCAAAGATAAAGACGCATTTTACCGATGACGAGTTTGCAAAAGTATTTAGCATAGATGAGCTTAACGGTGTGCTGATGGTGCTAAGCGAGACGAGTTACGGCAAAAGACTTTTACATGTTTATGAGATGATTGAGGGTAAAAGAGTAGAGACTAAAACTATAAATTTAGATAACGAATCAATCAAAAAAGCTCTGTTTTTAAATCCTAAAACAGCTATTATCGGTTCGCTTAGTAATGAAATTTACTTTTTAAATTTAGATACGGGCAACATCGACTTTAGCAAAAAATTTTCTATAGCGTCGCTATCTGACTTTGAGCTTAGCGAAGATAGAAGCAAGATCGCCGTGGGGTGTGAGAGCGGGATAGTTTATATATTTGACGCTAAAGAGCGCAAAGTGCTAAACGAGCTTGGCTTTCATAAAGATAATATGTATGATATAGAGTATAAAAACGGTGCTATCGTTACAGGCGGAGTGGATAGACATGCAGGAGTTTATAGCGGCGGCAGTATCGGCATGATGAGGTCAAATTTTTTAGTCTATGCGGTAGGTCTTAGCGATGACGGCAAGCTTGGAGCATTTATGAGTGATGATCTAAGCGATATAGATGTGTTTGAAGTAAACAGCAAGAGAATTTTAGCAAGGCTAAAAACTATGCAAAGCACGATAAATGGCATACATTTTTTAGATGATAGTTCTCTTATAAGCGTTGCTTACGAGAAAAAAGTAAAATTTTGGAGATTTAGATGA
- the napH gene encoding quinol dehydrogenase ferredoxin subunit NapH, which translates to MKYLLLRRITQISILTLFLISNLYGLKILQGNLSSSMIFGTIPLSDPFAVLQLFLASFTLASSAALGALIVVLIYALIAPRAFCAWVCPVNMITDFARFVRVKFGYDKDKKVVVFSKSFRYYILAFVLFMSVIMQTPAFEGVSFIGIIQRGIIYGGTLWIFVAFGVFAIDAFVGDRLICSKLCPLGAFYATIGKFAFIRVDHDSQNCTKCMKCKVICPESQVLGIIGKESGLITSSECISCGRCIDVCGDDALKFSIRNLRRK; encoded by the coding sequence ATGAAATACTTACTGCTTAGAAGAATAACTCAAATTTCCATTTTGACTCTGTTTTTGATTAGCAATCTTTACGGACTTAAAATTCTGCAAGGAAATTTAAGCTCGTCTATGATCTTTGGCACTATCCCGCTTAGTGATCCGTTTGCGGTATTGCAGCTGTTTTTAGCTAGTTTTACACTTGCCAGCTCTGCTGCGCTGGGAGCTTTGATAGTAGTGTTGATATACGCTCTTATCGCGCCTCGTGCATTTTGCGCTTGGGTATGTCCGGTAAATATGATAACAGATTTTGCAAGATTTGTTAGAGTGAAATTTGGCTACGACAAAGATAAAAAGGTAGTCGTGTTTTCTAAAAGCTTTCGCTACTACATACTTGCCTTTGTGCTTTTTATGTCGGTTATCATGCAAACGCCCGCATTTGAGGGAGTAAGCTTTATCGGCATAATTCAGCGCGGTATCATATACGGCGGCACGCTTTGGATATTTGTGGCTTTTGGCGTGTTTGCCATAGACGCTTTTGTAGGCGATAGACTGATATGTTCAAAGCTTTGTCCTCTTGGCGCTTTTTATGCGACGATTGGCAAATTTGCGTTTATCCGCGTAGATCATGATAGCCAAAACTGCACAAAATGCATGAAGTGTAAAGTGATATGCCCTGAAAGCCAAGTACTTGGAATAATCGGAAAAGAAAGCGGACTAATAACCTCTAGCGAGTGCATTAGCTGCGGACGCTGTATAGACGTGTGTGGCGATGACGCGTTAAAATTTAGCATAAGAAATTTAAGGAGAAAATGA
- the napA gene encoding nitrate reductase catalytic subunit NapA: MDRRDFIKSAAASAACASAGIAMPANLMANSNAEKGWRWDKAACRFCGTGCGIMVATKDGKIVAVKGDPAAPVNRGLNCIKGYFNAKIMYGEDRITHPLLRVNEKGEFDKKGKFKQVSWQKAFDVMTEQFKKAYNELGPHGIGVFGSGQYTVMEGVAAVKLIKAGFRSNAIDPNARHCMASAVVAFMQTFGIDEPSGCFDDIELTDTVVCWGANMAEMHPVLWARVSDRKLADPEKVKVVNLSTYSTRTSHLADIEIIFTPSTDLAIFNYIAREIVYNHPEMIDEEFVKKHCIFTTGPADIGYGLRNNPNHPKYTNEKDILETELKKKLSDNEGVTLAYLGLKAGDVMENKNNAKAGNHWEISFEEFKKALAPYTLDFVAKLAKGDPNEDLEEFKAKLKTLAELYIEKQRKVVSFWTMGMNQHQRGTWVNEQAYMIHFLLGKQALPGSGAFSLTGQPSACGTAREVGTFAHRLPADMVVANPKHREISEKIWKLPKGTINPKPGPHYMQIMRDLEDGKIKWAWVHVNNPWHNTANANHWIKAAREMDNFIVVSDPYPGISAKVGDLILPTAMIYEKWGAYGNAERRTQHWRQQVLPVGEAMTDTWQMLEFSKRFKLKEVWKEQKVDDKLTLPNVLEEAKAMGYSEEDTLFDVLFANKEARSYSAKDPIMEDYDNTEVFGDSRKVVGSDGKVFEGYGFFIQKYLWEDYRKFGLGHGHDLADFDTYHRVRGLRWPVVDGKETQWRFNTKFDPYAKKADPTAKFAFYGNKDAKLPRGDLIKATSGDEKFSLHNKAKIFFRPYMDPCEMPDNTYPLWLCTGRVLEHWHTGTMTMRVPELYRAVPEALCYMNEEDAQKFGVMQNEIIWVESRRGKVKARVELRGRNKPPVGLVYVPFFDENVFINKVCLDATCPISKETDFKKCAVKIYKA, encoded by the coding sequence ATGGATCGACGAGATTTTATTAAGAGTGCCGCCGCAAGCGCCGCTTGTGCTAGTGCCGGTATAGCGATGCCTGCTAATCTGATGGCGAATTCAAATGCCGAAAAAGGTTGGCGATGGGATAAGGCTGCATGTCGCTTTTGCGGAACTGGATGCGGTATTATGGTTGCAACCAAGGACGGCAAAATAGTAGCCGTTAAGGGAGATCCGGCTGCTCCTGTAAACAGAGGCCTAAACTGTATCAAAGGATACTTTAACGCCAAGATCATGTATGGAGAGGATCGTATCACTCATCCGCTTCTTCGCGTAAATGAAAAGGGCGAATTTGATAAAAAGGGCAAATTTAAGCAAGTAAGCTGGCAAAAAGCGTTTGACGTAATGACCGAGCAGTTTAAAAAAGCTTATAACGAGCTTGGACCTCACGGCATAGGTGTGTTTGGCTCGGGTCAATATACCGTAATGGAAGGCGTTGCAGCCGTTAAGCTTATAAAGGCCGGTTTTAGAAGTAACGCTATCGATCCAAACGCTCGCCACTGTATGGCATCTGCGGTTGTTGCGTTTATGCAGACTTTTGGTATAGATGAGCCTTCTGGCTGTTTTGACGATATCGAGCTAACCGACACGGTAGTGTGCTGGGGCGCAAATATGGCGGAGATGCACCCTGTGCTTTGGGCGAGAGTTAGCGATAGAAAGCTAGCCGATCCTGAGAAGGTAAAAGTAGTAAATTTAAGCACATATTCTACTAGAACCTCACACTTAGCCGATATAGAGATCATCTTTACGCCTTCGACCGACCTTGCGATATTTAACTACATCGCTCGTGAGATAGTTTATAACCACCCTGAGATGATAGATGAAGAATTTGTTAAAAAACACTGCATATTCACGACAGGGCCTGCAGACATCGGATATGGCTTAAGAAATAACCCCAACCATCCGAAATACACAAATGAAAAAGATATATTAGAAACAGAGCTTAAGAAAAAACTAAGTGATAATGAGGGCGTAACCCTTGCTTATCTTGGACTAAAAGCCGGCGATGTTATGGAAAATAAAAATAACGCCAAGGCCGGAAACCACTGGGAGATAAGCTTTGAGGAGTTTAAAAAGGCTCTTGCTCCTTATACTCTTGACTTCGTTGCTAAACTTGCAAAAGGCGATCCTAACGAGGATTTGGAGGAATTTAAAGCGAAGTTAAAAACTCTAGCCGAGCTATATATAGAAAAACAAAGAAAGGTCGTAAGCTTCTGGACTATGGGTATGAACCAGCACCAAAGAGGCACATGGGTAAACGAGCAAGCTTACATGATCCACTTCTTGCTTGGCAAGCAAGCGCTTCCGGGATCCGGAGCATTCTCGCTAACAGGACAGCCTTCAGCTTGCGGAACGGCAAGAGAGGTTGGAACGTTTGCTCACCGCTTGCCTGCGGATATGGTTGTAGCAAATCCTAAACACCGCGAAATTTCAGAAAAAATTTGGAAGCTTCCAAAAGGCACGATAAATCCTAAGCCGGGTCCTCACTACATGCAAATCATGCGTGATCTGGAAGACGGCAAGATTAAGTGGGCTTGGGTTCACGTAAATAACCCGTGGCATAACACTGCAAACGCAAACCACTGGATAAAAGCGGCTCGCGAGATGGATAACTTTATCGTCGTTTCAGACCCGTATCCTGGAATTTCTGCTAAAGTAGGTGATCTTATCCTTCCAACTGCGATGATATATGAAAAATGGGGCGCATACGGTAACGCAGAGCGTAGAACTCAGCACTGGAGACAACAAGTTCTTCCTGTGGGCGAAGCGATGACTGATACATGGCAGATGCTTGAATTTTCAAAACGCTTTAAGCTAAAAGAAGTATGGAAAGAGCAAAAAGTAGATGATAAATTAACTCTTCCAAACGTGCTTGAAGAGGCTAAGGCTATGGGATATAGCGAAGAAGATACGCTATTTGACGTGCTATTTGCCAACAAAGAGGCAAGAAGCTATAGCGCAAAAGATCCTATCATGGAAGATTATGACAACACAGAAGTATTTGGAGATAGCAGAAAAGTAGTAGGAAGCGACGGCAAGGTGTTTGAAGGATATGGCTTCTTCATCCAAAAATACCTCTGGGAAGACTACCGTAAATTTGGACTAGGGCATGGACATGACTTGGCTGACTTTGATACATACCACAGAGTTCGCGGACTAAGATGGCCTGTAGTTGATGGCAAAGAGACACAATGGAGATTTAACACGAAATTTGACCCTTATGCTAAAAAAGCCGATCCGACAGCAAAATTTGCATTCTACGGCAATAAAGACGCAAAACTTCCAAGAGGAGACCTAATCAAAGCGACAAGCGGAGATGAGAAATTCTCGCTTCATAATAAGGCTAAAATTTTCTTCCGCCCTTATATGGATCCGTGCGAAATGCCTGATAACACATATCCGCTTTGGCTATGTACAGGCCGTGTTCTTGAGCACTGGCATACAGGAACTATGACAATGCGCGTTCCTGAGCTATACCGCGCGGTGCCTGAAGCGCTTTGCTATATGAATGAAGAAGATGCGCAAAAATTTGGCGTAATGCAAAACGAGATCATTTGGGTTGAGTCTCGCCGCGGTAAAGTTAAAGCAAGAGTAGAGCTAAGAGGACGTAACAAGCCTCCTGTAGGACTTGTATATGTGCCGTTTTTTGACGAAAACGTATTTATAAATAAAGTCTGCCTTGATGCAACTTGCCCGATATCAAAAGAGACCGATTTCAAAAAATGCGCGGTTAAAATTTACAAGGCATAG
- a CDS encoding chaperone NapD, with the protein MNISSVIVHVKDENLIDDILNSLRKMSQCEIIAYENAKIVALISVDNFEDELETFKAMERINGVAGVAMVYSYQEDLEGDLQRLKESGKLSEVLTNDDMQARDIVYSGSVHHKVK; encoded by the coding sequence ATGAATATTTCAAGTGTGATAGTGCATGTAAAAGATGAAAATTTGATAGACGATATCTTAAATTCGCTTCGTAAAATGAGCCAGTGTGAAATTATTGCTTATGAAAACGCAAAGATAGTAGCACTTATAAGCGTAGATAATTTTGAAGACGAGCTTGAGACTTTTAAGGCCATGGAGCGTATAAACGGAGTTGCGGGCGTTGCGATGGTGTATAGTTATCAAGAAGATTTGGAGGGCGATTTGCAGAGACTAAAAGAGAGCGGCAAACTCAGCGAAGTGCTTACAAACGATGATATGCAAGCTCGTGATATAGTTTATAGCGGTAGCGTTCACCATAAGGTTAAATAG
- a CDS encoding nitrate reductase cytochrome c-type subunit: MKTFRFALGAMAAAIILAGCNAPSVADNKPKDLGGLRSSDVMDENSVKLLEYQYSTDPAGSAKNIERAFENAPPMIPHDLEGLIPITKDMNMCVTCHMPDVAKDAGATPLPKSHFYSIRNNKDLADKLSDDRFNCTQCHAPQANVTVPFKNNFKPEFRTEDGAQRSNLLDILNDGVR; this comes from the coding sequence ATGAAAACTTTTAGGTTTGCACTTGGTGCAATGGCTGCGGCAATCATCCTTGCAGGGTGCAATGCGCCGTCGGTCGCGGACAATAAGCCAAAGGATTTGGGCGGATTAAGAAGCTCTGATGTGATGGATGAAAATTCAGTCAAGCTACTGGAGTATCAATACTCAACCGATCCTGCAGGAAGCGCTAAAAATATAGAGCGCGCATTTGAAAACGCTCCTCCGATGATCCCTCACGATCTAGAAGGGCTTATCCCTATTACCAAAGATATGAATATGTGCGTAACCTGCCATATGCCTGATGTAGCCAAAGACGCCGGAGCTACGCCTCTGCCTAAATCGCACTTTTATAGTATCAGAAACAACAAAGACTTAGCAGATAAGCTAAGCGATGATAGATTTAACTGTACTCAGTGCCACGCTCCTCAAGCAAACGTGACCGTACCGTTTAAAAATAACTTCAAACCTGAGTTTAGAACCGAGGACGGAGCGCAAAGGTCGAATTTGCTAGATATACTAAATGACGGTGTGAGGTAA
- a CDS encoding 4Fe-4S ferredoxin yields the protein MQEANNLSRRRLFTKILGAKEDAPKFINPPYFCGEFDCVNCHTPCVKACGRELLRFENQRVIFEFKNLGCNFCKDCAIACEEIGKEVLSLKFPAKIEAKVSIDVASCLAWNNTICYNCQDVCKFRAIDFFGVFRPVINERCTGCAQCLEVCFKNSIKMEAL from the coding sequence TTGCAAGAGGCAAACAATCTTTCAAGACGAAGACTTTTTACAAAAATTTTGGGTGCTAAAGAAGATGCACCCAAATTTATAAATCCTCCATATTTTTGCGGAGAATTTGATTGTGTTAATTGTCACACTCCTTGTGTAAAGGCTTGCGGGCGCGAGCTTTTGAGATTTGAAAATCAAAGAGTTATTTTTGAGTTTAAAAATTTAGGTTGCAACTTCTGCAAGGATTGCGCCATAGCTTGCGAAGAGATCGGCAAAGAGGTTTTAAGTCTAAAATTCCCAGCCAAAATAGAGGCAAAGGTTAGCATAGACGTAGCTTCTTGCTTAGCATGGAATAATACGATTTGCTATAATTGCCAAGATGTATGCAAATTTAGAGCGATTGACTTTTTTGGCGTTTTTCGCCCTGTTATAAACGAACGCTGCACGGGATGTGCGCAGTGTCTTGAGGTGTGTTTTAAAAATTCTATCAAAATGGAGGCTTTATGA
- the napG gene encoding ferredoxin-type protein NapG — translation MKDRREVLKFGLKAIGLVIAGGFTWSTQTNLKAQTLILRPPGARDEKSFMASCIRCGLCVEACPFDTLSLAKLGDNISFGTPYFTPREVPCYMCTDIPCTVACPTDALDVKLVSSDDKLDINKSRMGIAVLDPYSCIAFAGIQCDACYRACPLIDKALVLEYKRNERTEKHAFLLPVVDANYCTGCGKCENACVTKKAAIFVLPREIGLGEVNDNYVKGWIEGDDTRLKDIDTKIKLDQNKVKDYLNSGEI, via the coding sequence ATGAAAGATAGGCGCGAAGTACTCAAATTTGGCTTAAAGGCGATTGGCTTAGTAATCGCCGGAGGCTTTACTTGGAGTACGCAGACTAATCTTAAGGCTCAAACACTCATCCTTCGCCCGCCCGGAGCAAGGGACGAGAAGAGCTTTATGGCTAGTTGTATAAGATGCGGGCTTTGCGTGGAGGCGTGTCCTTTTGATACGTTAAGCCTAGCAAAGCTTGGCGATAATATAAGCTTTGGAACGCCTTATTTTACGCCAAGAGAGGTGCCTTGCTACATGTGTACCGATATCCCTTGTACGGTCGCCTGTCCGACGGACGCTCTTGACGTGAAGCTCGTTAGCAGTGATGATAAGCTTGATATCAACAAATCTCGCATGGGTATAGCCGTGCTTGATCCTTACAGCTGTATAGCCTTTGCGGGAATTCAGTGTGACGCCTGTTATAGAGCTTGTCCGCTTATAGATAAGGCTCTAGTGCTTGAATATAAAAGAAACGAACGAACCGAAAAGCACGCATTCTTACTTCCCGTGGTGGATGCAAATTACTGCACGGGCTGTGGAAAATGCGAAAACGCCTGCGTAACGAAAAAAGCGGCGATTTTCGTGCTTCCAAGAGAGATTGGACTTGGCGAAGTGAATGACAACTACGTTAAAGGCTGGATCGAGGGCGATGATACGAGACTAAAAGATATAGACACCAAGATCAAGCTTGATCAAAACAAAGTCAAAGACTACCTTAATAGCGGAGAGATATGA